GTTATGGCGCGAGCCTGGGCGGCCTGACGGCGCTGCTCGGCATGCTCAACAGTTGTGCCGCGAATGTGACCGTGGTTAATATCAATGCAGGCTTCAAAGCCGGTTTCATCGCCGGTCTGATCGCCGACCAGCAGCGTACCTCCTCCGAAAGTTGACCCCATAACGAGAGACTCCCGCCATGCTGAATCTGTCCCCCCGTACTCTGCTCTGCGTTCTGCTCATCCTATTGGGCAGCTGTCTGTCAGGATTCCCGACACACGCGGCAGATGAGAAACCGGCCCTGGATCCGATCGTGCGGGTTGTTGATCTGAACGTGGGTGAAACGACGACCGTCACGCTCGGCAATGGAGAACAGGTCAAAGTCAAACTCTGTGATCTCAAGGAGACCCGCGACCCGATTCGCAACGCGGTGCGCAGTGCGATTGTCACCGTAGAAGTAGACGGCGAAACCATCGAGCTGGAATCGGGCATGTATAATCTGCCACAGACGATTGGCAAAGTGCAGATCGACTGTTCGATTACCAGCGGTTACAACTCCAACGGCACGCCGTCATTCTGGGGGCTCGACAAAGATGCCCGGCTCCGCCTGTGGCCGAATGGTTCGCCGCTGCTCAAACCAGGTTCATTTATTTATCCCGTCGATCAACGCTGGTTCGCCACGCGCACCTGGTACGACAATGAACCGGTAGACGGCGGCCATGAGATCCTGCCGAAGATTTACTATCACAGCGGTCTGGATATCGGCGGTGCTGAAAAACTGACGCGGGTCATCGCGGCCACCGATGCGATCGTGGTCTCTTCCGGAACGGACGTGCTGGACGGTCACAAAAAAGATACGCCGGTGAAACCGCGGTATGACGTCGTCTATCTGCTGGACGCCCGGGGCTGGTATTACCGTTACAGCCACCTTCACAAAATCAACGATCGCATCCGCCCGGGACGACTGATCAAACAGGGCGAAGAGATCGGTATCCTCGGAAAGAAAGGGGCCAGCGGCGGCTGGTCGCATCTGCACTTTGAAATCAAAAGCCGCCAACCATCGGGCAAGTGGGGCACCCAGGCAGGTTACGCTTTCATCTGGGAAGCATACCGTAATCAATACCAGCCCAAACTGGTCGCGAACACGCGTCGCAAACACATGGTCCTGCCGGGTAACACGGTCACTCTGAGCGGAGTACAGTCCTACAGTGTGAATTCCAGCATCGTTGATTACGAATGGATCTTCAGTGACGGCACGACCACCCGGGGCCCTGCGATCGAACGCAAATATGACTCTCCTGGTATTTATTGTGAAACGCTTAAAGTCACCGACGAAGCGGGGAACGTCGATTATGATTTCGCGGAAGTCATGGTCCTCGATCCCAAAGACAAAGAACATTACGTGCCCCGGATTCATGCGAGCTACTGGCCTTCGCTCAAGAACAAAGTGGGGGAGCCGATCACTTTCAAGGTCCGGTCATTCAACAATACTTTCGGCGAAGAGGTCTGGGACTTCGGTGATGGCACACCTGAAGTCCGGGTCAAATCAGACGGCAATGTGAACCCGCTGAATGAAGATGGTTACGCGATCACAAAACACACGTATCAGAAACCCGGCGATTACCTGGTGAAGGTGGAACGCAGCCGCGAGGATGCCGTGAAAGCAGAGACGCGGTTACATGTGCGCGTGGAACCGTAAGCGGATTTCATCAGAACGTCTTGTGGGTGGTCCCGGATAAAATCCGGGATTGCCGCAGGCAACAGGAGGTAGCAGAGTGCACGGTGGATAGTGAATCGACGCACCTGATGTTGTCTGATCCAGATTGATTGGCAGATCAATTCTAACTTGCAGGCCAGATCTGCGACCTCCTGCTCGCTCCGCTCGGCACGAATTGCATTCGTGCCCACCCTTTCCCTCATGATCAATTCAGAGACTGCAATCGCATTCCCTGCTGGCAATTGACTCCCTGCAGATTTACAATGGACGGGAGCTTCCTCGAACTCGAAATTCATCCCTTTAACATACCTGCCGGGAACCTGCCTGCCATGAACGCGCACCTGCTGCCCCTGTGTCTCAGCCTGTTAACCCTGATCTCCCTGCCCGCTGCTGTGGTCTCCGCTGCCGATGAGAAAACGGAACCGTCGACCGTTGATTTCAAAGGGAAAGTCGCCCAGCGGCTGGAGTCACTGAAAAAACAAC
This is a stretch of genomic DNA from Gimesia chilikensis. It encodes these proteins:
- a CDS encoding PKD domain-containing protein yields the protein MLNLSPRTLLCVLLILLGSCLSGFPTHAADEKPALDPIVRVVDLNVGETTTVTLGNGEQVKVKLCDLKETRDPIRNAVRSAIVTVEVDGETIELESGMYNLPQTIGKVQIDCSITSGYNSNGTPSFWGLDKDARLRLWPNGSPLLKPGSFIYPVDQRWFATRTWYDNEPVDGGHEILPKIYYHSGLDIGGAEKLTRVIAATDAIVVSSGTDVLDGHKKDTPVKPRYDVVYLLDARGWYYRYSHLHKINDRIRPGRLIKQGEEIGILGKKGASGGWSHLHFEIKSRQPSGKWGTQAGYAFIWEAYRNQYQPKLVANTRRKHMVLPGNTVTLSGVQSYSVNSSIVDYEWIFSDGTTTRGPAIERKYDSPGIYCETLKVTDEAGNVDYDFAEVMVLDPKDKEHYVPRIHASYWPSLKNKVGEPITFKVRSFNNTFGEEVWDFGDGTPEVRVKSDGNVNPLNEDGYAITKHTYQKPGDYLVKVERSREDAVKAETRLHVRVEP